GGTGCTGGCGAAGTGGGTTCCGGCGCTCAGCCCCGAGCGGAGCCTCTTCTTCGTGGTGAAGGCGTTCGCGGCCGGGGTGATCCTCTCCACGGGGTTCATCCACGTGCTGCCCGACGCCTTCGAGAGCCTGACGTCGCCGTGCATCCCCGAGCACCCGTGGGGGGATTTCCCCTTCACGGGTTTCGTCGCTATGCTGGCGGCGATCGGGACTCTCATGGTCGATACCTATGCCACGTCGTACTATGGCCGCCGATCGAGGGTGAAGTCGGAGGGCGGGGATGAGGAGAGAGCGGTGGGGGCCCACACGCACGCCGTGCACGGACATGCACATGGGCCGGTGTCGGTCAATGCCGGTTCCGGCGACACCGAACTACTCCGCCACCGTGTCATCTCACaggtactccctctgtcccattagaaatgaaatacttttctctttttattgttccattaaaaatgaaatatttttctctttttattgttccattaaaaatgaaatgtttcctaaaatagaagcATCtctatttctactttttcctcttattttactctttcttcattaattcataaaataatactataaaaaaacccgtgccgaatctcaaatgttgcatattcaGTGGGATGGACGGAGTAGTATATAGTATCTCGATTAAATCATTGAGTCCTTTGATCATTCATATACAcacttttcaattaaatttgttacttgaatttcataattttcgtaTGTGATACGGCACTCATCAATTCAACTttggttatttaattttgatttattattagtttttcaTCTAGCCATATAAATATGTACCCCTATATCTCATGGTCCTATAACTATATTCATATGCCACAAAATTCAACCATTTAGGAATTCAAATGTGGACTATTTGTAAGTCTATAATCAAAATACGACCAAAATTGTTgattgaaaatgaaagaaacCAAATTATTAAAAGTCCATAAGTTACTTCTCTCTAGTTTTCCCTTTAATATCAATACTtacttttgaattatattttccttttcaaggTGTTGGAATTAGGTATTATTGTACACTCAGTCATTATTGGAATAGCATTAGGGGCTTCGGAAAGTCCAAAGACAATAAAGCCCTTGATTGCTGCTTTGacatttcatcaatttttcgAAGGCATTGGTCTTGGAGGATGCATTGCTCAGGTAAGTGTTTGTACGTGCACGCTACATGTTCAATCTGAAAAACTATATTTATCCGACctttattgttgttgtttataCAGGCAAAGTTTGACGCACGTGCGGTGGCAATAATGgcaattttcttctctctcacaaCGCCAGTGGGCATCGCTATAGGCATTGGAATAACCAACATCTATAGTGAGACGAGCCCGACAGCCCTCATCGTGGAAGGGGTCTTCAATTCGGCATCGGCCGGCATACTAATATACATGGCATTGGTTGATCTTCTCTCGGCTGATTTCATGAGCCCTAAGCTCCAAAATAATGGAAAACTTCAACTAGGGGCAAATTTGTCACTTCTCATTGGGGCAGGGTGTATGTCCCTTTTGGCCAAATGGGCTTAATATATTCATTCAGAATTATTTGTAAGtaattttagtagtattattcaaattttgacattttgttcAATATGAGAAAATACTATTCAATTTTACCGTTGGTAATATTGTGTAAAAAATGAGGAGTGCAGAGGCTTGAAATTTGTGTGAAAGGAGAAATATTGTGTGAAAATGAGGAGTGTTTGGCTTGAAAATATTTGTGGGTGATTGGAGAGAtgtatttctttatttctgtATTTTGATCGAATTATTCATTTGATTActtgtagtaataaatatgCATGCAAACTTTATTGCTTTATATGTAGACTAATCTAACGCTGAGATGTTAGCTCCATCAATATTTGGTCTGttacatgatttttaaatctggttttctttgattttttgtcatttgtgcatttgattttaagtttttgaCAAATTATTTTCGTTGTTTATGTTGGTAATCAATATATATGCTGAAATTTTGATTCAAAATTcatatggaaaaaataaaaaaaaatattaaaattttgtgaacTATCATTCAAATTGTAAAATGTATGTGACAAAACACAACTAACATAAAGACGTTGTGTTCACCTTGATCTCAATGTGCTTTTTCATCCAAGTGAAATTCAAGCGTCCCGATTTATTGCACTAGTGTTATTCTCTAGTCTCCTTTTGAGATGTTTCTACACCCTATTTCTCGaattctaaatttattaataatataaaaaacctATTGCAAAGCAATGAAAGTCATTATTATTAAGTGCTTTAGAAATTCTACGAACTCaaaaagaaatgaacaaaattgtgaataaaaaaattatcggaaatataataaaatgacgATTTAGCCCCTTAAACGATGTCAGGTAGCCAAAATCCATGGTACGTCATAGCAAAAGGGATGAGTTTGACTCTTCAGCCTATTATGCAAAAATCATGCAAATTTCaagtttatttataatagaGGATAAATAATGGTTCCTCATTTAATCCGTAATGACTCTAGCTCTCAACCTGTTGGATGAAGGAGAAGCATCTTACCACCTAAGTTTACCCTTCATCGTCTTGTGCGACTTTCAAGTTACTGTGataaaattgacatttttggCATTGTCGTCGACGTCGACTGACGGAATTGCATCAATGCGCCTCTTTTATTAGTGTCACCCGTGTGGGGATTTTCCGTTCACGTGTTTCGTCGCTATATAGCAGCGATCGGGACTCTCATGGTTACATACACCACGTCGTACTAATTTCATCGATAATTATCACAATATAGTTAAACCGTCTCAATTGTGGCGACACACTCAAGTTGAAGCTTTCCATTATTTTGAAGTTTAGGGCAATATATATGATAATCATGTAGGTTTCGATATTTATcatacaatattaatattcaatGTCCATCTTTTTTAGCTTTCATAATTCTATTCAAAATTTCGAATCTTTATCTAACTATACATTCAAATTCTCATTCCgtctcaataaatatgcaacatttagTTTCaagcacaagattttatgcaatgttattttgtgagttaataaagagaaagtaaagtaagagagaagaaaaaatagagatagtgttgtttccattttaaggaaacgtttcattttagtaattaattaatctaaatctttaacaaataatttgtGATAGTTAATACACCATATTTCTATTCATATAAAacttctaaatattttattattttttttgctattgATGTTTGgctatattttttaagtatacGTGATGCATTTTCAATCATCGTCAGATTGTCTCAAATGTATAAGATTAACTATGCgattaattagggttttaacttttaatgaATACTGACGATTTCGTCTACGTGATGGTAATTTAATTGGTAGAGATTGCGCAGACTATGTAAGTACTATACTTTAGAAGCTTCTTTTGATTACATATGTTaggtttttcaattttttggtcTTTCTTCTTTATATGGAGTTGTTAGGCGGTTTCCAATTTGTTGCAAAATTGGATATGGCATGTCATGCCTTTCAAATTCCGTTTCAAATCATGTTGTCACAATATATGTCTTCAACGTCACCTATATGCCTATATATACaccaaatatcaaaattcCGTTTCAACTCACAATCTTGTTTTACCACGACGAAATCGATAAAAAATGCATTAGTCGCCGCGATCGTATTGTTCCCCGCCACGGCCCTCACGGAGTGCACGTGCGAGGCCGAGGAGGGGGACCGCGACAAGACGCTGGCGCTAAAATACAAATTGGCGACGCCGGCGAAGTGGATTCCAACGCTCAGCCCCGAGCGGAGCCTCTTCTTCGTGGTGAAGGCGTTTGCGGCCGGGGTGATCCTCTCCACGGGGTTCATCCACGTGCTGCTTGACGCCTTCAAGAGCCTGACGTCACCGTGCATCCCCGAGCGCCGGTGGGGGGATTTCCTCCGATCGATCAAGGATGCATTGCTCAGGACGTCAGGCTCTCGAAGGCGTCAGGCAGCACGTGGATGAACCCCGTGGAGAGGATCACCCCGGCCGCGAACGCCTTCACCACGAAGAAGAGGCTCCGCTCGGGGCTGAGCGTTGGAATCCACTTCGCCGGCGTCGCCAATTTGTATTTTAGCGCCAGCGTCTTGTCGCGGTCCCCCTCCTCGGCCTCGCACGTGCACTCCGTGAGGGCCGTGGCGGGGAACAATACGATCGCGGCGACTAATGCATTTTTTATCGATTTCGTCGTGGTAAAACAAGATTGTGAGTTGAAACGGAATTATCGATCTCGGGGATGCGTCAGGCTCTCGAAGGCGTCGGGCAGCACGTGGATGAACCCCGCCGAGAGGATCACCCCGGCCGCGAATGCCTTCACTACTAAGAAGAGGCTTCGCTCCGGGTTAAGAGGCTATTGTCGAGAATGAAGAGATGGAGAAATTCTAAAGGAGTGCTCCCAGTATTTGTACTcgaagaaagagaaatagaaatggGTTTGGTTTGACACAGGtgaggagagagaatggagatgtcatcattgttttcttttctctgtaaatactccctccgtccccgaataagaattattaatttccattttggtccgtaattaagagttaattaattttttttacatttcttaaaactcgtgcccagtcagtaactaattaaattaaactgaCATCACATAGATACCCCGGATCCGGATCCTCTACTGTGGAATAAACTCAGCACATGCTGTGATATTAATACGTCAACGTTTTACCTCAAATCTTACCAAACTTACTCGTTCAAATTGCTTTAATACAAACAGCAATAAAGTGACTAACTAAGCAATCCATATTAATAATCCAAATAGACATATAGACTTGTAACAAACTACTTTCGTAAATGATATGTTTGAGTTGAACAATTGCGACGTGTAACAAACTACTTTCGTAATTAGGAGTAAATGATATGTTTGACACAGTCAACCATGTCAACATATAGACTTGTTTtagtaatgaaaaatgaattgtaaaatttatccaattatccatgtattttaagtaataataaatgaataaataaattttttttttgttttttgagtTTCATTTTACCATGATtcaaaatagtgaaataatCGTTATACTATCAATAATCACAGGGCGACACATTCCTCTCCAAATACATGAAAATCACTTAATTTGACAATAAAAAGTACACACAGTTTTAGGTCAtcactaattaaaatacatgAGCAACATATTTATGAAATGTAGGACATAAAAACACTTAAATCATGGACTATAACTAAGGTAACAAAACTATTCATGAGAAATAGTTGTTGTTGCTTTCTTGTTGTACCAGCTTCCAGCTTGTCCACCTCTACTcacaaacaaaagaaagatAGGATAATATCATGAGATATATAGCTAGCTATaattatgagaaaaaataaattatatattcgagtatcaaatatcaaatcaaataatcaaacatGGTTTAA
The nucleotide sequence above comes from Salvia hispanica cultivar TCC Black 2014 chromosome 5, UniMelb_Shisp_WGS_1.0, whole genome shotgun sequence. Encoded proteins:
- the LOC125186484 gene encoding zinc transporter 8-like; its protein translation is MTKLLKNALVAAIVLFPATALAECTCEAEEGDRDKTLALKYKLAALASILAAGAAGVCLPVLAKWVPALSPERSLFFVVKAFAAGVILSTGFIHVLPDAFESLTSPCIPEHPWGDFPFTGFVAMLAAIGTLMVDTYATSYYGRRSRVKSEGGDEERAVGAHTHAVHGHAHGPVSVNAGSGDTELLRHRVISQVLELGIIVHSVIIGIALGASESPKTIKPLIAALTFHQFFEGIGLGGCIAQAKFDARAVAIMAIFFSLTTPVGIAIGIGITNIYSETSPTALIVEGVFNSASAGILIYMALVDLLSADFMSPKLQNNGKLQLGANLSLLIGAGCMSLLAKWA